Proteins encoded in a region of the Streptomyces sp. NBC_01298 genome:
- a CDS encoding tyrosine-protein phosphatase, with protein sequence MNRHIEFERLHNFRDLGGYRAQDGSTVAWGALYRADSLGKLAGADWDRFLGLGVRTVIDLRYPWEIEAKGRIPEPERFTYANLSIEHRPYDQAEIDPDTDPWRFLADRFAEVAEDGVAEIRAAIELLAEGPGPAVFHCASGKDRTGLIAALVLTLLGVDEEQILADFALTELATARLTADWHTAHPGRTMRWPSYGRAPAEILRLTLAGLATRYGSVDSYLADEVGITPATAAALRDRFLTR encoded by the coding sequence ATGAACCGTCACATCGAGTTCGAGCGACTGCACAACTTCCGTGATCTGGGGGGCTATCGGGCGCAGGACGGCTCCACCGTCGCCTGGGGAGCCCTCTACCGGGCGGACTCGCTCGGGAAGCTCGCGGGCGCCGACTGGGACCGGTTCCTGGGCCTCGGCGTGCGGACGGTCATCGACCTGCGCTACCCCTGGGAGATCGAGGCGAAGGGCCGGATACCGGAGCCCGAGCGGTTCACGTACGCCAACCTCAGCATCGAGCACCGGCCGTACGACCAGGCGGAGATCGACCCGGACACCGACCCGTGGCGGTTCCTCGCGGACCGGTTCGCCGAAGTCGCCGAGGACGGGGTGGCGGAGATCCGCGCCGCGATCGAGCTGCTCGCCGAGGGCCCGGGCCCGGCGGTCTTCCACTGCGCCTCCGGCAAGGACCGCACCGGCCTGATCGCGGCGCTCGTCCTGACCCTCCTCGGCGTGGACGAGGAGCAGATCCTCGCGGACTTCGCCCTGACCGAGCTGGCCACCGCCCGGCTGACGGCCGACTGGCACACCGCCCACCCGGGCCGCACGATGCGCTGGCCCTCGTACGGCCGCGCGCCCGCCGAGATCCTGCGCCTGACCCTGGCCGGTCTCGCCACCCGTTACGGCTCGGTCGACTCCTACCTCGCGGACGAGGTCGGCATCACGCCGGCCACGGCGGCAGCGCTGCGGGACCGCTTCCTGACGCGGTGA